The Malus domestica chromosome 13, GDT2T_hap1 genome includes a window with the following:
- the LOC103420001 gene encoding uncharacterized protein At4g22758-like, protein MLLYKQKKNQSTAKGNRLLISITVLGSAGPIRFVVNEQEVIAAVMDTALKSYAREGRFPVLGSDLNDFLLYCPAVGPEALSLWDTIGAQGARNFMLCKKPQPVKMEKDEIPAAAITRKGSGSWKAWINKSLNLKVSSH, encoded by the exons ATGTTGCTGTACAAGCAGAAGAAGAACCAGAGCACCGCCAAGGGCAACAGGCTCTTGATCAGCATCACTGTGCTCGGCAGTGCCGGCCCGATCCGCTTTGTTGTCAATGAGCAGGAGGTCATCGCCGCGGTCATGGACACCGCCTTGAAATCCTATGCGCGTGAGGGCCGCTTCCCGGTTCTCGGCTCCGATCTCAATGACTTCCTGCTCTACTGCCCCGCCGTAGGACCTGAAG CTCTGAGCCTGTGGGACACAATCGGAGCGCAAGGAGCTCGTAACTTTATGCTGTGCAAGAAGCCTCAGCCAGTGAAGATGGAGAAGGATGAGATACCAGCAGCTGCAATTACTCGCAAGGGTAGTGGGAGCTGGAAGGCATGGATCAATAAGTCCCTCAATCTCAAGGTCTCTTCCCACTAA
- the LOC103421781 gene encoding protein C2-DOMAIN ABA-RELATED 7-like, whose amino-acid sequence MNNILGLLRLRIKRGVNLAIRDVKTSDPYLTLTMGSQKLKTKVIKRNCNPEWNEELTLSITNLEEPIHLQVYDKDTLTVDDKMGDADIDIKPYVECLKMGLDADALPKGCALKKVQPNRTNCLSTESCCVWENGKIVQDMILKLRNVECGEIVLQIEWINLPGSKGLAGV is encoded by the coding sequence ATGAACAACATCCTCGGACTTCTCAGGCTTCGTATCAAGCGAGGAGTCAACCTTGCCATCCGCGACGTCAAGACGAGTGATCCCTACCTGACGCTCACCATGGGATCGCAGAAACTGAAGACGAAAGTGATAAAAAGGAACTGCAACCCTGAGTGGAACGAGGAGCTGACGCTTTCGATCACCAACTTGGAAGAACCGATCCATCTACAAGTGTACGACAAAGACACGTTAACCGTGGACGACAAGATGGGTGATGCAGACATAGACATCAAACCCTACGTCGAGTGTCTGAAGATGGGGTTAGACGCGGACGCCCTCCCGAAGGGCTGCGCCCTCAAGAAAGTTCAGCCCAACAGGACCAACTGCCTCTCCACCGAGAGCTGTTGCGTTTGGGAAAATGGCAAGATTGTTCAGGACATGATTCTCAAACTGCGAAACGTCGAGTGTGGCGAAATCGTGCTGCAGATTGAGTGGATCAACCTTCCTGGTTCTAAAGGTTTAGCAGGAGTCTAG